The proteins below come from a single Zea mays cultivar B73 chromosome 8, Zm-B73-REFERENCE-NAM-5.0, whole genome shotgun sequence genomic window:
- the LOC103635349 gene encoding protein SUPPRESSOR OF PHYA-105 1, producing the protein MEGAAAAEVGGGGEDVQIKGAKESGQPAAAAQQPPPLPSGSEALEMPATPLPRDMDWSEHFSFFTSPGGFAGSSDGARGLASVGLSNSESRPDSVTQRGVDHGAEERVEELTLKNCISADAAQPEASAGGSTSGGDRPAVIKGLWGNFTRMARRTSYLASRENAALSYGDIASSRAGDASSRENLATSLANNIISRNNDVSGNEAPTSRVGYVNNEFKTPFHSQQILLSPWSNQDNALKVSSFSNRILDQMRSKTVAPPSGVLGSPLKSKSKGKGVAYQRAREEIRVQANARPRDPLDKIPTIPTSIHDSVARVDMLFSTSGDVSKSHSEGTSLRELIKPGRQTMSKFEKLHLFKQILDLVDNCHAQGFTLQHLRPSYFTILSSNQVKYIGSYTTQDLPTSIKQEFAREDLVSRKRAFGHRIDYQDSNGHGNLMLKHQKVGEQGLVAVRRLANTFLTDKIRDNQIEDNDPGISRQENFSYTTREHFKFVESYGSNMSSAQHVSSSGTQQPAFELRNIEESWYKSPEELSQFKGTPPSNIYSLGVLLFELFCCSETWEMHCAAMSNLRQRILPPNFLSESPKEAGFCLWLLHPDPCSRPKAKEILGCDLINEGRDLSLLDKSPVSISEDDTESSLLLNFLSQLKEEKEMQAAKLSAELGSLQTDITEIDRRHSAGMRLSLEDMDVLPSSSLPGASVSALQGALLSGLLPASCKSSIYEERVMRNLVQLENAYYSMRSSVDTCETNVIKRPDNEALRVRENFHQRHSDSDAKGEKTDRLGCFFDGLCKYARHNRFEVRGILKNADVLSSPNVICSLSFDRDEEYFAAAGVSKKIKIFEFDALLNDRVDIHYPLVEMPSKSKLSCVCWNSYIKNYLASTDYDGTVQLWDAGSGQGFTQFTEHRKRAWSVSFSQVDPTKLASGSDDCCVKVWSINQKNSIDTIRNVANVCCVQFSPYSSRMLAFGSADYKIYCYDLRNTRIPWCTISGHGKAVSYVRFLDPETLISASTDNTLKIWDLNQTNCSGLSADSCSLTLNGHSNEKNFVGLSVHDGYITCGSETNEVFSYYKDFPMPITSHRFGSIDPITGQVTNEDNQQFVSSVCWRGKSNMVVAANSSGSIKVLELV; encoded by the exons AtggaaggggcggcggcggcggaggtgggcggcggcggcgaggatgTGCAGATCAAGGGCGCCAAGGAGAGTGGGcagcccgcggcggcggcgcagcagccgccgccgctgccgtccGGCAGCGAGGCGCTGGAGATGCCGGCCACGCCGCTTCCGCGGGACATGGACTGGTCCGAGCACTTCTCCTTCTTCACCTCGCCGGGCGGGTTCGCGGGCAGCTCGGACGGcgcgaggggcctcgccagcgtCGGCCTGTCCAACTCCGAGTCCAGGCCGGACAGCGTGACGCAGCGCGGCGTGGACCACGGCGCGGAAGAGAGGGTGGAGGAGCTCACATTGAAGAACTGCATTAGCGCTGATGCTGCCCAGCCCGAAGCCTCTGCTGGTGGGAGCACGAGCGGTGGGGATAGGCCTGCTGTTATTAAGGGCCTGTGGGGTAACTTCACACGGATGGCCCGGAGAACCAGCTATTTGGCCAGCAGGGAAAACGCCGCACTGAGCTATGGCGACATTGCAAGCTCGAGGGCTGGTGATGCTTCTAGCAGGGAAAATCTGGCGACGAGCCTTGCCAACAATATCATCTCAAGGAACAACGATGTGTCTGGCAATGAGGCACCTACGAGTCGTGTCGGATATGTGAATAATGAGTTCAAGACGCCATTTCACAGCCAGCAGATTCTCTTGTCCCCTTGGTCTAATCAGGACAACGCTCTTAAAGTAAGCAGCTTCTCGAATAGGATTCTTGATCAGATGAGAAGTAAGACTGTGGCACCCCCATCTGGGGTTCTAGGGTCACCGCTTAAAAGCAAATCAAAAGGTAAAGGGGTTGCATACCAACGTGCACGGGAGGAGATCCGAGTGCAAGCTAATGCAAGACCCAGAGACCCTCTGGACAAGATCCCGACAATTCCTACCTCAATTCATGATTCTGTGGCCAGAGTGGACATGCTTTTCAGTACTAGTGGAGATGTTTCAAAATCCCACTCTGAGGGAACTAGCCTGAGGGAACTGATTAAGCCTGGGCGGCAAACGATGTCCAAGTTTGAGAAATTGCATTTGTTTAAGCAGATCCTTGATCTTGTGGATAACTGTCATGCACAGGGTTTTACTTTACAACATTTGCGACCATCATATTTTACGATCCTATCTTCAAATCAAGTTAAATATATCGGTTCTTATACCACACAAGATTTGCCAACATCAATCAAACAAGAGTTTGCTAGAGAAGATCTTGTGAGTAGAAAAAGAGCTTTTGGCCATAGAATTGATTACCAAGACTCTAATGGCCATGGAAATTTGATGCTGAAGCATCAAAAGGTTGGTGAGCAAGGCTTAGTTGCTGTCAGGCGGCTGGCAAATACATTTTTGACTGACAAAATACGCGACAATCAAATTGAAGATAACGATCCAGGTATTTCAAGGCAAGAAAATTTTAGTTACACTACCAGAGAACATTTTAAGTTCGTCGAATCATATGGCAGCAATATGTCCAGTGCTCAGCATGTATCTAGTTCTGGAACCCAACAACCAGCATTTGAATTGAGGAATATTGAGGAAAGCTGGTACAAAAGCCCAGAGGAGCTCAGTCAATTTAAAGGCACACCCCCATCAAACATCTATAGCCTTGGGGTTCTTCTATTTGAG CTCTTTTGCTGTTCTGAGACATGGGAGATGCACTGTGCTGCAATGTCAAATCTTCGCCAACGCATCCTTCCTCCAAATTTTCTTTCAGAAAGTCCCAAGGAGGCTGGCTTCTGCCTTTGGTTACTGCATCCAGATCCTTGTTCAAGACCAAAAGCAAA AGAGATTCTTGGATGTGACTTGATAAATGAGGGTCGGGATTTGTCCTTGTTAGATAAGTCACCAGTTTCCATCAGTGAAGATGACACTGAATCTAGTTTGCTACTTAACTTCCTTTCTCAATTGAAAGAAGAAAAGGAGATGCAGGCTGCCAAGTTATCGGCAGAGCTTGGAAGCTTACAAACAGATATCACAGAGATTGACAGAAGACACTCAGCAGGAATGAGATTGAGTTTAGAGGATATGGATGTACTGCCAAGTTCTAGTTTGCCAGGAGCTTCTGTGAGTGCCCTACAGGGTGCATTGCTGTCAGGTTTGCTACCGGCATCGTGCAAGTCGAGCATATATGAGGAGAGGGTAATGAGGAATTTGGTGCAGCTTGAAAATGCTTACTACTCCATGAGGTCCTCTGTGGACACCTGTGAAACTAATGTAATCAAACGTCCAGATAACGAGGCTTTGAGGGTCCGTGAAAATTTCCATCAGCGTCACAGTGATTCTGATGCAAAGGGAGAGAAAACAGACCGTCTTGGATGCTTTTTTGATGGTTTATGCAAATATGCCCGGCACAATAGGTTTGAAGTACGAGGAATTTTGAAGAATGCAGATGTACTTAGCTCTCCAAATGTCATCTGTTCATTGAGTTTTGATAGGGATGAAGAATATTTTGCTGCTGCTGGAGTTTCAAAGAAAATAAAAATATTTGAATTTGATGCACTCTTAAATGATCGTGTTGATATTCATTACCCACTGGTAGAAATGCCTAGCAAGTCCAAGCTGAGCTGTGTCTGTTGGAACAGCTATATAAAGAACTACCTGGCATCAACAGACTATGATGGTACTGTTCAG CTATGGGATGCTGGCTCTGGTCAAGGATTCACACAGTTTACAGAGCACCGCAAAAGGGCTTGGTCTGTGAGTTTTTCACAAGTCGACCCTACTAAGTTGGCAAGTGGCAGTGATGATTGTTGCGTGAAAGTATGGAGTATTAATCAG AAAAACTCTATTGATACAATCCGAAACGTGGCCAATGTATGCTGTGTACAATTCTCTCCATACTCCTCCCGCATGCTAGCTTTTGGTTCAGCTGATTACAAAATATACTGTTATGATCTGAGGAACACAAGGATACCTTGGTGTACTATTTCGGgacatggaaaggctgtcagttaTGTAAGGTTCTTGGATCCAGaaacacttatctctgcatcaaccGACAACACATTGAAGATATGGGATCTTAACCAGACTAATTGCAGTGGATTATCTGCTGATTCTTGCAGCCTGACTCTGAATGGTCATAGCAACGAGAAG AATTTTGTAGGGCTATCTGTTCATGATGGATACATAACTTGTGGCTCTGAAACCAATGAA